CCCGAAAGGATCTGAAGCTCTCCATGTCCGGTGGACAGGGATTGGTGCAGGCCCTGCTGCTCGGATTGCTCCTCATTTTTCTGTTTTCCCTGTCCAAGCCGTTGGGCGGCGAAATATCGCCCCAAGCCGCCGGCGCCATCTTCTGGCTGGCATCCTCCTTTGGTCTGGTTTTGGTCTTCAACGACCTCTTTGCCATTGAGGAGGCCAACGGTGCGCGTATCGGGATTCTGTCATCCCCTGCACCGGTACATGCGGTCTGGCTTGGTAAAGGCGCAGCGGGGCTGGTCCTGCTGGTCATCTCGCAACTGGTGTTTCTTCCGGCCACGGCCGCCTTTCTCGGCCAGTCGGTTCACGGCCCCTGGTGGCTGCTGTGGGTGACGCTCTTGGGTGCGGATGTCGGGCTGGTGGTCATCGGCGCGCTGCTCGGGGCATTGTCCCAAGGACAGGCCGCGCGCGAATCGCTTTTGTCGGTCATCGTATTCCCGCTGCTCCTGCCCGTATTGTTGTCGGGCATCACCTTGTTCGGGCTCTGTTTTTCACCGGAGCACACCATGGGCTACGACAAGTGGCTGGGTCTGATTTTTGCCTTTGATTGCCTGTTCGGCGGGGCAGGGCTCTTCCTGTTCCCGTTTGTCTATAGTGGGGAAGAGTAGTTATGAAAGTGAAGATTTTGGCAGCCATGGCAGGCATAACCCTGCTCGTGCACCAGTATATGATCTGGTTCTACGCGCCCATTGCCCAGTCCGGCCCGGTGCAAAAGATATTTTACCTGCACCTTCCGTGTTCCTGGTGGGCGCTGGTGTCCTTTTTCGTGGTCTTCGTGGCTTCCCTCCTTTTTTTGTTCAGCCGCAAGGATGTCTATGACCGTGTGGCCGGGGCCGTTGCCGAACTGGGCGTGCTGTTCGCCAGCCTGGCGCTGGTGACCGGCTCCGTCTGGGCTCGGGCCGAGTGGGGGCATTGGTGGCTGTGGGATCCGAAGCTGACCACCGCCCTGATCATGTGGTATGTGTACGCCGGTTACCTGGTCCTCAGGAATACCCCCATGGGCCGGGACCGCAAGGCTCTTGTCTGTGCTGTGCTCGGCATCGTGGCCTTCCTGGATGTGCCCTTGGTGTTCTTTGCGGCCAAGCTCTGGGGCAGTGCTCATCCCGACGGACTTGCCCGGCAGGGGTCGGGCATGGAACTGCGTATGTGGTATACGGTCTTTGCCGGTTTGGCCGCCTTCGGGTTCGTGTGGGGAGCCATGGCGCTCACCCGTATCAGGCAGCTTGCCTTGCAGTCTCGGCTGGAAGCCATGCTCGTTTGGGACGACGCGGAGTAACGCCGGTCTCGAAGTGCTTTTATTCATTGAAATACAAGGATATTCAGTATGTCAGCAACCTCGTATATATTTATTGCCAATGTAGCCGTATGGCTCGGTGTGGCCGGGTACCTCGTGTTTTTGGCCTCCAAGTCCACAGGGCTGGAGAAACGTGTCCGGCAGTTGGAACTACTGGGAGAAGATCATGACGGATAGCAGAACCGCATTTGGGCGTAAGGCCGTCATTATTACCGTGGTCGTGGCTATCGGCGTCATGTTCGTGACCAGCTTCGTCTACCGCATGAATAATCCGAACCTGTTCGTGAAGGCGCAGCAGCGCCAGGGCATGGGAAATGCCGGAGATGATCATGGTGATGGCAGCGCCAATCAGGGAATGAACGGTGCCATGTCCAGGGTCAAGGAGTTCATGGACCGGGTCGACAAGAATCCGGGTGACGTGGAGGCGCTTGTCGGGCTGGGCAATTCGTTCCTGATGATGCGTGCCTGGGACCGTGCGTTGGCTCCCCTGGAAAAGGCCCTGGAACTCCGGCCGGACGACACGACCATACTCAAGGCCATCGGCATTGCCCATTTCAACAAGGAAGAGTTCATCAAGGCGAGCGAGGCCTATGAAACCATTTTGAAAATCGACCCTCAGGATACCCTCGCACTTTTCAATTTGGGGGTTATTTACAAACATTATTTCAAAAAACCCGAGGTTGCCGGAACGTACTTCGAGAAGGTCCTGGCCCTGGAAAAAGAAGATGCGGATATGATAAAGCTGGCACGCGAGGAGCTTGGAAAATGATAAAATCCGTAAAACCGGATAATTAGCCCCCCTGTGCTCAGGTCGGATATTATTGACAAGAGTTTGAAAATAACTACAATATCACATTCCATAGCAGAATCCGTTGGAAACGGAGTGTTGTGTGAACATCTGCTTGTCGTGCATATTCATATGGGAATGAACCTTTATACATTTTTAGGAGAGGAAGCATGAGAGTCAAACTGAGTCTGATCGCTCTGTGTCTCGTCATGGTGGCCATGCTGGCTGCGTGTGGCGGGGAAGAAGAGAAAGCCGAGAAAGCCGACCAGAAAGCCGATGTTGAAACCGGCGAGATCGCAGCTCCGGCGACCCCGCTGGTCCTCGGTGTCGCTGGCGCCCATTCAGGCGACCTGGCCTCCTACGGCCTGCCCAGTGTCAATGCCGCCAAGCTTGTGGTCAAGAAGATAAACGCTGCTGGCGGTATCAACGGTGCCATGGTTGAGGTCGTTGCCCAGGACGACCAGTGCAAGCCCGAACTGGCCACAAACGCCGCTACCAAGATGCTTTCCGACGGTGTGAAGATCGTTCTCGGTCATATCTGCTCCGGCGCCACCAAGGCCGCGCTGCCCATCTATCTGGACGGCAAGATCGTTCTCATGTCCCCTTCCGCCACCAACCCGCCGTTGACCCAGTCCGGCGAGTACCCGAATTTCTTCCGCACCATCGCTCCTGATGATGCCCAAGCCGCCCTCGAAGTCGCCTTCGTCAAGAGCCTCGGTCTCAAGAAGATCGCCGTCATTCACGACAAGGGTGACTACGGCAAGGGGTTTGCCTCTTTCTGCCAGCAGTTCATCGAAGCCGAAGAGGGCGTCGAAGTTGTCCTGTTCGAAGGCGTGACTCCCGGCGCCGTGGATTATTCCGCTGTCGTTCAGAAGATCAAGAGCGCCGAGGCTGACGCCGTCATCTTCGGTGGGTACCATCCCGAAGCTTCCAAGATCGTCACCGGCCTGCGCAAGAAGGATATCAACATTCCCTTCCTGTCCGATGACGGCGTGAAGGACGACACCTTCATCAAGGTCGCCGGCAAGTACGCCGATGGCGTCTATGCTACCGGTCCCATGGACTTCTCTTCCAATCCCATCTATCAGGAAGCCGTTGCCGCCCACAAGGCCGAGTTCGGCTCTGACCCCGGCCCGTTCTTCCCCGAAGCCTACTCCGCTGCCCTGGCTCTGCTCAAGGCTGTCGAGTACGCCGGCAGCACCGACTACGACAAGGTCATCGACGCCCTGCATACCCAGTACGTTGACACCGCTGTCGGCAAGATCAGGTTCGACGCCAAGGGCGATGCCGAGGGTGTTGGTTTTGCTATCTACCAAGTGAAAGACGGCAAGTACATGGAAGTTAAGTAGTTATTGAGTTCTAGCTGCATTTGACCAGGGGACGGGCAGGAGCCTGTCCCCTGGATTTATTTAATGAACAGGAATATAAGTAATGGAATATTTCCTTGAGCTGTTTATGGGTGGCCTTACCCGCGGCAGTATCTACGCCCTGATTGCTTTGGGCTACACCATGGTCTATGGCATAATCGAGCTCATCAACTTTGCCCACGGCGAGATTTACATGATCGGTGCCTTTACCGGACTTATCGTTGCCGGTCTGCTGACCATGTATGGGTTCCCGGGCGTTTCCATTCTGGCTATCGCCATAGTCTGTGCCGTGATCTGGTCTGCGGCCTACGGCTACACCATTGAAAAGGTGGCCTACAAGCCCTTGCGCGGAGCGCCCCGGTTGTCGCCGCTCATTTCGGCCATCGGCATGTCGATCTTCTTGCAGAATTACGTCATGCTCGCCCAGACCTCGGATTTTCTTCCCTTCCCGGAACTCATCCCGGAATTCGCCTTCATGGATAAAATGGGGTCCATAATCAGTTCCGCCGAGCTGGTCATTATTCTTGCCACAACCGCATCCTGCGTCGGCCTGACCCTGTTCATCAAGTTCACCAAGCTGGGCAAGGCCATGCGCGCCACTGCACAGAACCGCAAGATGGCCATGCTGGTCGGCATCAACGTGGACATGGTCATTTCCGCGACCTTTGTCATCGGTTCCAGCCTGGCGGCCGTGGGCGGTGTTCTCATCGCCTCGCACATCGGGCAGATCAACTATTATATCGGCTTCATCGCAGGCATCAAGGCCTTTACCGCAGCGGTGCTCGGCGGCATCGGCTCCATTCCCGGCGCCATGCTCGGTGCCCTGGTCCTCGGGCTGACCGAGGCGTTCGCAACGGGGTACGTTTCCTCCGACTACGAGGATGTCTTCGCTTTCTTGTTGCTCGTTCTGATCCTGATCTTCAGGCCGTCGGGCATCATGGGCAGGGAAAAGACGCAGAAGGTGTAGTTCAAGATTATCGCGGCCCAGCGCCGTTTATCGTGCAAGGAATATAACGTGAACAATTCAAGCAATACCCTGAACCAGGGCTTTCTGAAGTTCTTCTTCACAGCCGGATGCGACAGTTTCGCCCATGCCATGAAGAAGTCCCTGCTGGCCGCTTTGTGGTTCGTCTTCCTGACATTCCCGATCATGGTCATCCGGGTCAACACCATTGAGAAAACCGTTGTGTGGCATTGGGAACGGATCGGATACATAGCGGTTTCCATTTTCTTCGGATCGTTTGTCTGGCGTTGGCTTTTGGCCCGCAAGGAACTGAAAAAGGACGAGTCCAGAAATGAAACCGGGTTGGAGGTTCTGCTGACCAAAGTGCAGTCCAACGCCGGTCTCAAGTACGCCGCCCTCGGCCTGATCGGCCTGATCGCGGTTCTGTTCCCCCAGGTGGTCGATCTGTATCAGACCAACATCATGATTTCCTGTCTGGTCTACATCGTGCTCGGACTCGGTTTGAACATAGTGGTGGGGCTGGCCGGACTGCTTGACCTTGGCTACGTCGCCTTTTACGCCATCGGGGCCTACGCCTACGCATTGTGCAACATGCATTGGGACATCGGGTTCTGGTATATGTTGCCCGTGGGCGCAATCCTCGGTGCCATTCTCGGCATTCTTCTCGGTTTTCCGGTCCTGCGCCTTCGCGGGGACTATCTGGCCATCGTCACCTTGGGCTTCGGTGAGATCATCCGACTGATACTCGAAAACTGGGGCGATGTGACCATGGGGCCTTCCGGAATTTCCTCCATCGCCCGGCCCGGCCTGTTCGGCGTCAAGCTCGGTGTCATCGCCTCCACCGAATACATGTACTACATCATGATCGGCCTGCTGATCTTCACCATCTTCAGCGTCAACCGGTTGCAGAATTCGCGTATAGGGCGGGCATGGCTTGCCCTGCGCGAGGACGAGATAGCCTGTCAGGCCATGGGCATCGACAAGGTCAAGACCAAGCTCATGGCCTTTGCCCTGGGCGCCACCTGGGCAGGTATGGCCGGCGTGGTCTTTGCGGCCAAGACGACCTTCATCAATCCGGCCTCGTTTACCTTCTGGGAATCGGCCATCATCCTGTCCATCGTGGTCATCGGCGGCATGGGGTCCATTCGCGGGGTCATCGCGGGTGCCATCATTTTGGTGCTGCTGCCTGAATATCTGCGTGATTTCGCCGAGTTCAGGATGCTGCTGTTCGGGGCCATCATGGTCTTGGTCATGGTTTTCAGGCCCCAGGGACTGATCAGCGCCAAGCGCAAGATCTACGCATACACAGCTACCAACACTGCGAGCGCAGGCAATGAATAATCCAGTTTTGAACGTCAATGCCGTGAGCAAGGACTTCGGGGGCATCCGCGCCCTGGACGAAGTCGATCTCGTGGTAAACGACAAGGAAATCGTGGCCCTGATCGGGCCCAACGGAGCAGGCAAAACCACTTTCTTCAATTGTATTACCGGTATTTATACACCCACGGCCGGTGATGTGCTCATTGACCCCAAGGCCGCTGGTACGGCACTGCGCATCAACGGCAAAAAACCGAACGTCGTGACCGAGTTGGGCATGGCCCGCACATTCCAGAACATCCGGCTTTTTCCTTCCATGACCGCCCTTGAGAACGTCATGATCGGCACCCACTGCCGAACCAAATCGTCCATATGGGGAGCCATTTCCCGCAACAAGGCCACCCGTGAGGAAGAACGGGCTGTCACCCAGCGGGCCTATGAGTTGCTGAAACTGGTGGGGCTTGAGGAGTTCATCAATGAGCTGGCCACCAATATGCCCTACGGCAAGCAGCGCAGGCTCGAAATAGCCCGCGCCCTGGCCACGGACCCGTTTCTCCTGCTTCTGGACGAACCTGCCGCGGGCATGAACCCCCAGGAGACCCTGGAACTTGAGCAGCTTATCGTGGATATCCGCGAACAGTTCAATATTTCCATCATGCTCATCGAACACGATATGAAGATGGTCATGTCCATGTCCGACCGCATCTACGTCCTCGACTACGGGCGCATGATCGCCAACGGAACCCCGGAGGAAATAGCCGCCAACCCTGATGTCATCAAGGCGTACCTCGGGGAGGAACACAATGACTAGAATGCTCGAACTCAGGAACGTTAGCAGTTTTTACGGGAATATACAGGCCCTGTACGACATCAACCTGCACATTGACCGTGGCGAGATCATTACCCTGATCGGGGCCAACGGTGCCGGCAAGTCCACGACCCTCATGACCGTGTGCGGCGTTGTCCAGGCCGGTCAGGGACAGGTGCTTTATCAGGACGAAGATATCACCAGGGAAGCCCCCAACAAGATCGTGGGGCACGGTATCTGCCAGGTTCCCGAAGGGAGGCTCATCTTCCCGGAGTTGACCGTCCAGGAAAACCTGGACATGGGCGCATTCATGCGTTCCGACAAGGCCAGCATCAAGCGGGACATGGAGTACTGCTTCGACCTGTTCCCCATCCTGGCGGAGCGTCGCCGACAGCAGGGCGGAACCCTCTCCGGCGGCGAGCAGCAGATGCTGGCCATTGCCCGCGCCCTTATGGCCCGGCCTGCGCTGCTGTTGCTGGACGAACCGTCCATGGGACTGGCCCCGTTGGTGGTCAAGCAGATTTTCGAGATCATCAAGAAAGTCAATGCGGAAAACAATACAACCATCTTCCTGGTGGAACAGAACGCCAACCTTGCGCTCAAGATAGGCCATCGGGGTTATGTCATGGAAAACGGGAGAGTGGTGCTCTCCGACACCTGCGACAAGCTCTTGGAAAATGAGCAGGTGAAACGGGCCTACCTGGGTCTATAATTGAAAACAACGAGGCCGGGCGCTAAGCTCGGCCTCGTCATATACAGCCATTAAAACGCTCTGGAGGAATGACATGAGCAAAATAATTGATAAGGCCCTTACTTTCGACGACGTGTTGTTGTTGCCGGGTTACTCCAATGTCCTGCCCGACTCTGTGGACGTCTCTACATACCTTACACCGGAAATCAAATTGAACATTCCGCTGATTTCCGCAGCCATGGACACGGTCACCGAGTCCCGCATGGCCATTTCCATGGCCCGTCACGGCGGTGTCGGCGTTATTCACAAGAATATGTCCGTGCGCGAGCAGGCCCGTGAAATCGACCGGGTCAAGAAATCCGAATCCGGCATGATCACAGATCCCATCATCGTCCATCCTGACGATGACCTGGCCAAGGTCAAGGCGATTATGAGTGAATACCGCATTTCCGGCCTGCCCGTGGTCAAGGGCGATCTCCTGGTGGGCATCATCACCAACCGCGATATCCGTTTCGTCAAGGACGACAATGCATTGGTTTCCGAGTTGATGACCTCCCGCGATCTGGTCACCGTACCCGAGGGCATCGAGACGGAGGAGGCCAAGCGCAAGCTGCATCAGCATCGCATCGAAAAGCTGCTCGTTGTCGACATGGACAACCGCCTCAAGGGGTTGATTACCATCAAGGACATTGAAAAGGACAAGAAGTATCCCGATGCGGTCAAGGACTCCCGGGGCCGTCTTCTGGTGGGTGCGGCCATCGGCGTGGGCAAGGATTGCCTGAGCCGGTCCGAGGCGCTTCTGCATGCAGGGGCCGACTTCCTGGTGCTTGATTCCGCACATGGGCATTCCGAAAATATTTTGAAATCCGTTCGCGAATTGCGTGCAGCGTATCCGCAGGTGCAGCTCGTCGGCGGCAATATTGCCACGTATGACGGGGCCAAGGCCCTGATCGAGGCGGGCGTGGATACGGTCAAGGTCGGCATCGGTCCGGGCTCCATCTGCACCACTCGCGTGGTGGCCGGTGTGGGCGTGCCGCAGATCACGGCGGTCATGGAGGCCAACCGGGCAGCCCGTGAAGCGGACAAGTGCATCATCGCGGACGGCGGCATCAAGTATTCCGGCGACGTGGTCAAGGCCCTGGCCGTGGGTGCCAATACCTGCATGATGGGTTCGGTTCTGGCCGGTACCGAAGAATCGCCGGGCGAGACCATCCTGTACCAGGGCCGTACCTACAAGCAGTATCGCGGCATGGGTTCCATCGACGCCATGAAGAAGGGCAGCTCCGATCGCTATTTCCAGGAGAAGTCCAAGAAGCTGGTGCCTGAGGGAATCGTGGGCCGGGTTCCCTACCGCGGCAAAGTGGGTGAATCCCTGTATCAGTTCATCGGAGGGCTTCGTTCCGGCATGGGCTACACCGGTTCAGCCACCATTCAGGACCTGTACGAGAAGTCCCAGATGGTCCAGATTTCCCCGGCAGGATTGCGGGAATCCCATGTCCATGACGTGACCATCACCAAGGAGTCTCCGAACTACCGTGGCGATGGTTAACCCCCGGTGCGACATCACGGGAAGTTAATTCGTCTTTTCATTTGTCTCATTGTGAATTAGAGAGAAACTCATGCACGACAATAGAGTACTTATCCTTGATTTTGGCAGTCAGTTCACCCAGCTGATCGCGCGCAGAGTGCGCGAGGCCGGGGTTTATTCGGAAATTCATCCCTGCAACGTCGATCCCGAGCGGGTCAAGGCATTTAAACCTTCCGCGCTGATCCTGTCCGGCGGTCCGTCCAGCGTGCTGGAAGGCGGCTGCCCGGATCTGAACATGGAATACCTGAACATGGGCATTCCGGTGCTCGGCATCTGCTACGGAATGCAGCTTTTGGCTCACAACCTCGGCGGCAGGGTCGTGGCTTCCACCGACCGCGAATACGGTCGTGCGAAGTTCATGGCGCAGAATGATTGCATTCTGTTTGACGGCATTGACGAGAAGGACGACCTGACCGTCTGGATGTCCCACGGCGACCGGGTGGAAGCGCTTCCCGAGGGGTTCGTCCCCATGGGCAAGACCGATTCCATCGAGTTCGGTGCCATGGGCAACGTCGAAAAGAAGATCTACGCCTTGCAGTTCCATCCCGAAGTGGCCCACACAGTGGGCGGTTCCACCATCATCCAGAATTTCTTGTTCAAGGTGGCGGAGCTTGAGGCATCCTGGTCCATGGCCTCCTTCGTGGACACCACCATCGAGGCCCTGAAGGAGCAGGTGGGCGACGCCAAGGTCGTGCTCGGCCTGTCCGGCGGCATCGACTCCACCGTGGCTGCGGTCATGCTGCACAAGGCTATCGGCAAGAACCTGCACTGCATTTTCGTGGATAACGGCCTGCTGCGGATGGGCGAAAAAGAGGAAGTGATCGCGTTTCTGGCCGAGCACTTCGAATTGAACGTCAAGTTGGTCGATGCGGCCGACGAGTTCTTGTCTGATCTGAAGGGCGTGGAAGACCCGGAAAAGAAACGCAAACTCATCGGCTACAAGTTCATCGAGGTCTTTGACCGCGAGGCCAAGGCCATTGAGGGCGTGGAATTCCTGGGCCAGGGCACCCTGTACCCGGACGTCATCGAATCCGAATCCTTCAAGGGACCCTCTGCGGTCATCAAGTCCCATCACAACGTGGGCGGCTTGCCCGAGAAGATGAATCTCAAGCTGGTGGAACCGTTGCGCGAGTTGTTCAAGGACGAAGTGCGCCGCGCGGCATATGAACTCGGGTTGCCCGAGCACATCATCTGGCGTCAACCGTTCCCGGGACCGGGGCTGTCCATCCGCATCATCGGCGAAGTGACGGAGGAGCGCCTGAAAATCCTGCGTCTGGCCGACCGCATCGTGCAGAACGAGATGGTCGCCTCGGACTGGTACCGCAAGGTCTGGCAGGGCTTTGCCGTGCTCCTGCCGCTCAAGACCGTGGGTGTCATGGGCGACGGCCGCACCTACGAGAACGTCATTGCCCTGCGTATCGTTGATTCCCTTGACGCCATGACTGCTGACTGGTCCCGGTTGCCGTCCGAGGTTCTGGCCCGCATGTCGAATCGGATCATCAATGAAGTCAAAGGCGTCAATCGTGTGGTTCTCGATATTTCCTCCAAGCCTCCGAGCACCATCGAGTGGGAATAATCCTAAAGACTCAACTGGATTTTAGGTGAATACATGTTTGGAATAGGTGGACCTGAATTACTGATCATATGCGTGGTGGCGCTCATCGTCATCGGTCCCAAGAAGTTGCCCGAGCTGCTCCGCTCGCTGGGCAAGGGGGTGGCCGAGTTCAAGCGCGTGGGCAATGAAGTCAAGTCGACCCTGGACGACGAGGTCACCAAGGCGGAGAGCGAAGCCCGCAAGCAGGAAGTCGAGGCCGAGCTGGCCCGCCGCAAGGCGGAAAAGGCCAAGCAGGAAGCTGAAACGACTGTGGCAGCAGAGTCTGCACCTGAAGAAGCTGGGCAGGAAAAGGGGCAGGGCGAGCCTGTTGCAGCCGCTCCAGAGACCGCACCCGAAGAGAACAAGGCCTAGATTCGCATGAGCTCCGAAAAAGATGACGTGAAGGCTCCTGAAGAAGAGCTTGTGGAAGAGACCCCTGTCGATCCTACTGACGACCCCGGTGCCGACCCCGAACTCTACGATCAGGGTGTGCCTGTGGTGCCCGAAGCCGTGGAGGAACACGAAGAGCCCTTGACCGGCGGCGGGGGTGGCGACAACAGCACTCCGGGCGGCGACGGGACTGCTTCTGGAGACCCGGAATCGTCCGAAGAGACGGACGAGGAGGAGAGTCAGGAGAAGGAAGAGGAGGGGCATATGTCCCTGCTCGATCATCTCGGAGAACTGCGCATTCGCCTGACGCGTTCTTTCATCGCCATCGCCATCGGCATGGTGGCCTGTTATTCCTTTGCCGAGCAGATGTTCAACATCCTCATGGAGCCGATGCTCAAGGTGTTCCAGCAGCAGGCTGCGAAAAATCCCATGTTGACTCCGGGTTTTTACGAGGATTTGGGCCGTGCCTTGGGTGCCGTGCTTGCAGAAAAAGGCTTCCAGCATACCGAACAGTTGCCGCTCTTCATGGAGGGGCTGCAGAAATCGCTTATGCAATTGGCCCAGGAAGGGCATTTCCAGTACACCTATCCTGCGGAAGCGTTCTTTTCGCATATCCTCATTTCCATAGTGGCCGGTCTGTTCCTGGTCAGCCCTTATGTCTTTGCCCAGATATGGGGTTTCATCGCGCCAGGTCTTTACGAGCATGAGCGCAAGTGGATGATCCCCATGGCCGTCATCTCGGCGCTGTTCTTCACCACCGGCGCCCTGTTCGGTTATTTCGTCGTCTTTCCCTTCGGTTTTGAATTCTTTGCCGGATTTGCCACTGAAGGTATCCAGTTTACACCCAAGCTGAACGAATATTTGAGCTTCTGCCTGAAACTCCTGTTCGCTTTCGGTTTTGTTTTCGAATTGCCGCTTTTCATATTCTTCCTGGCCCGTCTGGGCATGGTCTCTTCGGCCGGCCTGAGAAAGAAGCGCAAGTACGCCATTCTCATTGGATTTGTCGTGGCCGCCATATTGACGCCGCCGGACCCGTTCACTCAGTGCCTCATGGCCGGACCGCTGATCATACTGTATGAGCTCGGTATCTGGGTGGCCTATTTCTTCGGCAAGAAGGAGAAGCGTCATCTCAAGAAGCAGGCCGAGGAGGAAGCAAGAGTTCAGGCGGAAATGGATGCAGTAGCAGCCGAAGCCGGAAAAGCCGAAGCAGGGGCTGGTCAGAAATAGACTCTCATGGCCGGGCAGGTGAGCCGAAAAAGGCTGAACCTGCCCGGTTTATTTTTCTAGACTTTTCCTATATGCATAGGTGTGAAGGTCAATTTCTACCGTGAAAGGAGTGCGCTATGCGCCAGGCGTCGGTCGCAAGGACCACCAAAGAAACAGATATCAAATTGACGCTGAACCTGGACGGCGAGGGTGTGGTGAACGTGAATACCGGCATCGGGTTCGCGGACCATATGCTCACCCTGTGCGGGTTCTGGGCCGGGTTCGATCTGACCCTTTCCTGCAAGGGCGATCTCGAGATCGACTCCCACCACAGCCTTGAGGACATCGGGCTGTGCCTTGGTCAGGCCCTTGCCGAAGCGCTCGGCGACAAGCAGGGCATCAATCGGGTGGCATCGGCAAAAGTTCCCATGGACGAAGCCCTGGCCGAAGTGGTGCTTGATCTTTCCGGCCGTCCCTACATCGTCTATGATGACGCGCTGCTGCCTGATATCATCGCCAATGACGAGAAGGATGTCTGGCGCGAATTTTTGAAATCCTTCGCCTACAAGGCAGGCATGAACCTGCACGTCAAATTTGAATATGGCCAAAACGGTCATCATCTGCTGGAAGCCGCTTTCAAGGCCTTGGGTTTGGCCCTGGCCCACGCGACAACCATCGGACGCAAGGGTGTTTCCAGCACCAAAGGGAGTCTCGACTGATGAAACGCTATGCTGTCTTTTTCGCAATGGCTGTATTGTGTCTGTCTCTTTTGTCCCTGGCAGGTTGCGGCAAATCCACGCGTTCGGCTGCCGTGCCCCGTCCCGAGGGCAGGCTTGCCGTGGCCGGGTTTACCAATCCCGTCTACAATTGGGAATTGCTGGCCGGGTACCTCGATGAAGAGGGCAAACCAGCACCTGACGGCACCATGGAAACCCTGAACATGGTTCTAGCGGACACCTTGCAGGCACATCAGGTTTTCGACTACATCACGCCCGATGCCATCCGGCAGTGCCAGGACGTGGTTGTGTTCGAGGAATCCGGTCAACCCCGGGTATCCGCATGGAAGTATTGGCTCAGCGTGGCCAAGTGCATCCAGGCGGACTATCTGCTCGTACCGCAACTCACCACCTGGCGTGAGAGAGTGGGCAGTTCCGGTGGCGTGGAAACGCCTGCCTCGGTGGCCATTGATTTTTATCTCATCGACGTGAAGCAGGAACGGATGCTCCGTTCCCGTTATGAGGAAACCCAGAAGTCCCTGCTGGAAGATCTCTACAAGGCGAACAAGTT
This sequence is a window from Pseudodesulfovibrio sp. S3. Protein-coding genes within it:
- a CDS encoding heme exporter protein CcmB → MLRRSLVMARKDLKLSMSGGQGLVQALLLGLLLIFLFSLSKPLGGEISPQAAGAIFWLASSFGLVLVFNDLFAIEEANGARIGILSSPAPVHAVWLGKGAAGLVLLVISQLVFLPATAAFLGQSVHGPWWLLWVTLLGADVGLVVIGALLGALSQGQAARESLLSVIVFPLLLPVLLSGITLFGLCFSPEHTMGYDKWLGLIFAFDCLFGGAGLFLFPFVYSGEE
- the ccsA gene encoding cytochrome c biogenesis protein CcsA — its product is MKVKILAAMAGITLLVHQYMIWFYAPIAQSGPVQKIFYLHLPCSWWALVSFFVVFVASLLFLFSRKDVYDRVAGAVAELGVLFASLALVTGSVWARAEWGHWWLWDPKLTTALIMWYVYAGYLVLRNTPMGRDRKALVCAVLGIVAFLDVPLVFFAAKLWGSAHPDGLARQGSGMELRMWYTVFAGLAAFGFVWGAMALTRIRQLALQSRLEAMLVWDDAE
- a CDS encoding CcmD family protein — encoded protein: MSATSYIFIANVAVWLGVAGYLVFLASKSTGLEKRVRQLELLGEDHDG
- a CDS encoding tetratricopeptide repeat protein, with translation MTDSRTAFGRKAVIITVVVAIGVMFVTSFVYRMNNPNLFVKAQQRQGMGNAGDDHGDGSANQGMNGAMSRVKEFMDRVDKNPGDVEALVGLGNSFLMMRAWDRALAPLEKALELRPDDTTILKAIGIAHFNKEEFIKASEAYETILKIDPQDTLALFNLGVIYKHYFKKPEVAGTYFEKVLALEKEDADMIKLAREELGK
- a CDS encoding branched-chain amino acid ABC transporter substrate-binding protein is translated as MRVKLSLIALCLVMVAMLAACGGEEEKAEKADQKADVETGEIAAPATPLVLGVAGAHSGDLASYGLPSVNAAKLVVKKINAAGGINGAMVEVVAQDDQCKPELATNAATKMLSDGVKIVLGHICSGATKAALPIYLDGKIVLMSPSATNPPLTQSGEYPNFFRTIAPDDAQAALEVAFVKSLGLKKIAVIHDKGDYGKGFASFCQQFIEAEEGVEVVLFEGVTPGAVDYSAVVQKIKSAEADAVIFGGYHPEASKIVTGLRKKDINIPFLSDDGVKDDTFIKVAGKYADGVYATGPMDFSSNPIYQEAVAAHKAEFGSDPGPFFPEAYSAALALLKAVEYAGSTDYDKVIDALHTQYVDTAVGKIRFDAKGDAEGVGFAIYQVKDGKYMEVK
- a CDS encoding branched-chain amino acid ABC transporter permease LivH (LivHMGF is the membrane component of the LIV-I/LS branched-chain amino acid transporter), whose protein sequence is MEYFLELFMGGLTRGSIYALIALGYTMVYGIIELINFAHGEIYMIGAFTGLIVAGLLTMYGFPGVSILAIAIVCAVIWSAAYGYTIEKVAYKPLRGAPRLSPLISAIGMSIFLQNYVMLAQTSDFLPFPELIPEFAFMDKMGSIISSAELVIILATTASCVGLTLFIKFTKLGKAMRATAQNRKMAMLVGINVDMVISATFVIGSSLAAVGGVLIASHIGQINYYIGFIAGIKAFTAAVLGGIGSIPGAMLGALVLGLTEAFATGYVSSDYEDVFAFLLLVLILIFRPSGIMGREKTQKV
- a CDS encoding branched-chain amino acid ABC transporter permease — protein: MNNSSNTLNQGFLKFFFTAGCDSFAHAMKKSLLAALWFVFLTFPIMVIRVNTIEKTVVWHWERIGYIAVSIFFGSFVWRWLLARKELKKDESRNETGLEVLLTKVQSNAGLKYAALGLIGLIAVLFPQVVDLYQTNIMISCLVYIVLGLGLNIVVGLAGLLDLGYVAFYAIGAYAYALCNMHWDIGFWYMLPVGAILGAILGILLGFPVLRLRGDYLAIVTLGFGEIIRLILENWGDVTMGPSGISSIARPGLFGVKLGVIASTEYMYYIMIGLLIFTIFSVNRLQNSRIGRAWLALREDEIACQAMGIDKVKTKLMAFALGATWAGMAGVVFAAKTTFINPASFTFWESAIILSIVVIGGMGSIRGVIAGAIILVLLPEYLRDFAEFRMLLFGAIMVLVMVFRPQGLISAKRKIYAYTATNTASAGNE
- a CDS encoding ABC transporter ATP-binding protein, producing MNNPVLNVNAVSKDFGGIRALDEVDLVVNDKEIVALIGPNGAGKTTFFNCITGIYTPTAGDVLIDPKAAGTALRINGKKPNVVTELGMARTFQNIRLFPSMTALENVMIGTHCRTKSSIWGAISRNKATREEERAVTQRAYELLKLVGLEEFINELATNMPYGKQRRLEIARALATDPFLLLLDEPAAGMNPQETLELEQLIVDIREQFNISIMLIEHDMKMVMSMSDRIYVLDYGRMIANGTPEEIAANPDVIKAYLGEEHND